A part of Cottoperca gobio chromosome 4, fCotGob3.1, whole genome shotgun sequence genomic DNA contains:
- the dio1 gene encoding type I iodothyronine deiodinase, giving the protein MSLHKLMVCLSTACFFCYLIGLNLFLCIMQVILPGLTKKLILKMGEKSTMTHNPNFKYEDWGLTFGSIKFIKTASHHMWLSLGQDAFVGREAPDTPVVSMEGKKTSVCKYLKDNRPLVLSFGSCTUPPFMYKLEEFKQLVKDFCDVADFLVIYIAEAHSTDGWAFTNNFDINQHQNLEDRLSAAQILVQKEPLCPVVVDEMNDVSAIKYGALPERLYVLQAGKVVYKGGMGPWDYNPMEVRSFLEKMK; this is encoded by the exons ATGTCTTTGCACAAGTTAATGGTCTGTTTGTCGACAGCATGCTTTTTTTGCTATTTGATAGGATTGAATCTCTTCCTCTGCATTATGCAAGTTATACTGCCAGGTCTCACCAAGAAACTAATCCTCAAAATGGGTGAAAAAAGCACCATGACCCATAATCCTAATTTTAAATATGAAGATTGGGGTCTGACGTTTGGATCTATCAAATTCATTAAAACCGCCTCTCACCACATGTGGTTGTCGCTCGGACAAGACGCATTTGTGGGACGAGAAGCTCCGGACACACCTGTGGTCAGCatggagggaaagaaaacaagtgTCTGCAAGTACTTGAAAG ACAACAGACCGCTGGTGTTGAGCTTTGGAAGTTGCACCTGACCCCCGTTTATGTACAAACTTGAGGAGTTTAAGCAACTCGTCAAGGACTTCTGTGATGTAGCTGACTTTCTTGTAATCTACATCGCTGAGGCGCATTCAACAG ATGGTTGGGCCTTTACCAACAACTTTGACATCAACCAGCACCAGAACCTGGAGGACAGGCTGTCTGCAGCGCAGATCTTGGTCCAAAAGGAGCCCCTGTGTCCAGTGGTTGTGGATGAAATGAATGATGTCAGTGCCATAAAGTATGGTGCTCTGCCTGAGAGGCTTTACGTGCTGCAGGCTGGGAAAGTTGTCTACAAG gGGGGCATGGGGCCTTGGGACTACAATCCAATGGAGGTGCGTTCGTTCCTGGAGAAGATGAAATAA